In a genomic window of Holophagaceae bacterium:
- the larB gene encoding nickel pincer cofactor biosynthesis protein LarB — translation MDIRWDHEREQRTGIPEVIFSRGKSQEQLVRLFEEARQNQRIRIATQLTEVQMDALAPMAAVDRASRTAVLNPRPMKDLPPVGLLTGGTGDIPVLLEAKAVLDALGYPSKSFFDVGVAGLHRLHGVLDELRVCPILLVAAGMEGALPSVVAGLVDAPVIAVPTSVGAGISVGGTVALHTMLASCSPGIAVVNIDNGFGAACMAIKFLNRMGTAIHREQN, via the coding sequence GTGGATATTCGTTGGGACCATGAACGCGAGCAGCGGACGGGCATCCCGGAGGTTATTTTTTCCCGCGGCAAATCCCAGGAGCAGTTGGTCCGACTCTTCGAGGAAGCGCGCCAAAACCAGCGGATCCGCATCGCGACGCAGTTGACTGAAGTCCAAATGGATGCGCTGGCTCCCATGGCCGCCGTGGACAGGGCCAGCCGGACGGCGGTGCTCAATCCCCGGCCCATGAAAGATTTGCCCCCGGTCGGGCTTCTCACCGGGGGGACTGGGGACATTCCGGTGCTTCTGGAAGCCAAGGCCGTGCTGGATGCTTTGGGCTATCCGTCCAAATCGTTCTTCGATGTGGGCGTGGCGGGCCTGCACCGGCTCCACGGCGTGCTGGACGAACTCCGGGTCTGCCCCATCCTGTTGGTGGCGGCCGGCATGGAAGGCGCCCTTCCTTCGGTGGTCGCGGGCCTTGTGGATGCCCCTGTGATCGCGGTTCCCACCAGCGTCGGCGCTGGCATCAGCGTGGGGGGCACCGTGGCCCTGCATACCATGCTCGCCTCCTGCAGCCCAGGCATCGCCGTGGTCAACATCGACAACGGCTTCGGCGCCGCCTGCATGGCGATAAAATTTCTAAACAGAATGGGAACCGCGATTCACCGCGAACAAAATTAG
- a CDS encoding protein kinase yields the protein MDEKPRETSLLRKAQALGLLSLEELELGNMSLEFLIQSGRISQAQVDQLSAGLDLESNDPSQLPTQAEPTQDPDLTALEASFAGWERYEVLGFIAQGGMGRVYKAQDRKLGRLVALKFVSAGSGTAPRRFAVEAQAQARVEHEAVCRIYEVGEWRGQPYIALQYIDGKPLLDCFGSMGLEAKVDLIRRTAEGLHAAHRLGLIHRDIKPSNIMVERGGDGRLQPYVMDFGLARVQETSGLTQTGMIVGTPAYMAPEQARGDQVAVDRRSDVYSLGATLYEILTGKRPFEAKSSMDVLVAILTEEPRPMRQLVPSLPADLESITLKCLEKDPAKRYESAQAVADDLGRFLDGEPIKARQIGPLQRLDRRVRRYPVASSLITGSILLALALGAWGIRTALRSREQAALAQRFGQDAEQIDAILRYGHLLPMHDLRTEKTLVIERMKSITARMEQLGALAEGPGNTALGRGHLALGNLPEARKALERAWKLGNRTPETALPLGQSLAGLYQQALAEARKIQDPAQRAKRKQALAAELRDPALRYLQAGRSLSGSGAYIEGLIALQEERFDEALVKAVAASKQIPWFYEAIALEGQIWWARASSLAERGEYVAVVEAVRKSEEAYDRALPIARSDDSLFLGKAKSLLVEMIVSGEQGQSTEVPFTKGMAALREARRADPERAETHAVEARLRWQRASDLANHGSDGRVELRASVAAAEEAVRRDPMDIRNIESLSTACWYLSQQETSHGADGEPALQKAESVLERGKALDPRSSVIYRNMGVVHGIRAEARFRTGGDPKPDLEASVAAFRKAIELDPDFIQAYNNIANALSLMAGMQNDRGEDPRQTLEQADASLAKAVELNPNLADAWDERGTVRNLLATYRHTHGEDPRPDIDLALGHFQTALKGNPAMPQAMVHQAQAWLLKATYLRETGQEPWKPLEDAEQASRRSREINRDYGEIAATFADILQLKAELLAERNRPYGPVLAEARAALDAALKRDATSPSLWERKVAIELLLARLQPAAAPGFIRSAESLLQKAEFHSAKTTINLNLRARLALAQAALAFRARADAASPLRMGLEAIDQSMRLNSNQAEAKALRGALLINRSNAQKDAKSRQEDAQAARGEFEAALKANPLLRREWQPLLEEAAKSAGA from the coding sequence ATGGACGAAAAGCCCCGCGAAACCAGTCTCCTGCGCAAGGCCCAGGCCCTGGGATTGCTCTCGCTCGAGGAGCTGGAACTCGGAAACATGAGTCTGGAATTCCTGATCCAATCCGGCCGCATCTCCCAGGCCCAGGTGGATCAACTCAGCGCTGGGCTCGACCTGGAATCCAATGACCCTTCCCAGCTACCGACCCAGGCTGAACCCACCCAGGACCCTGATCTGACGGCCCTGGAAGCCTCCTTTGCCGGCTGGGAGCGGTACGAGGTCCTCGGGTTCATCGCCCAGGGCGGCATGGGCCGGGTCTACAAGGCCCAGGACCGGAAACTCGGCCGTCTGGTGGCCCTGAAATTCGTCTCGGCCGGTTCCGGCACCGCGCCCCGCCGCTTCGCCGTGGAGGCCCAGGCCCAGGCCAGGGTCGAGCACGAAGCCGTTTGCCGGATCTACGAGGTCGGGGAATGGCGCGGCCAACCCTACATCGCCCTGCAATACATCGACGGAAAACCTCTTCTGGATTGCTTCGGGAGCATGGGGCTCGAGGCCAAGGTGGACTTGATCCGGCGGACGGCCGAGGGCCTCCACGCCGCCCACCGATTGGGCCTGATCCACCGGGACATCAAGCCCAGCAACATCATGGTGGAACGAGGCGGCGACGGCCGCCTCCAGCCCTATGTGATGGATTTCGGCCTGGCCCGGGTGCAGGAGACGAGCGGGCTCACCCAGACCGGGATGATCGTCGGCACACCCGCGTACATGGCCCCGGAGCAAGCCAGGGGCGACCAGGTCGCGGTGGATCGGCGCAGCGATGTCTATTCCCTGGGCGCGACGCTCTACGAAATCCTCACGGGAAAGCGTCCCTTCGAAGCCAAGTCTTCCATGGACGTCCTGGTGGCGATCCTGACGGAGGAACCCAGGCCCATGCGCCAGCTCGTGCCGAGCCTTCCGGCGGACCTGGAGAGCATCACCTTGAAGTGCCTGGAAAAGGATCCCGCCAAGCGCTACGAATCCGCCCAGGCGGTGGCGGACGATCTGGGCCGCTTCCTGGACGGAGAACCCATCAAGGCCCGCCAGATCGGACCGCTCCAGCGGCTCGATCGGCGGGTCCGCAGATATCCGGTGGCCAGTTCATTGATCACAGGCTCCATCCTGCTGGCCCTGGCCCTGGGAGCCTGGGGCATCCGGACGGCGTTGCGGTCCCGGGAGCAGGCGGCACTGGCCCAGCGGTTCGGGCAGGATGCTGAGCAGATCGATGCCATCCTGCGCTATGGGCACCTGCTCCCCATGCATGACCTCCGGACGGAAAAAACCCTGGTCATCGAGCGGATGAAGTCCATTACCGCCCGGATGGAGCAGTTGGGCGCCCTGGCTGAAGGTCCGGGCAACACCGCGCTCGGCCGGGGGCATCTGGCCCTGGGGAATCTGCCGGAGGCCCGGAAGGCCTTGGAACGCGCCTGGAAACTCGGAAACCGCACGCCCGAAACCGCCCTGCCGTTAGGGCAATCCCTCGCGGGCCTGTACCAGCAGGCCCTGGCCGAAGCTCGGAAGATCCAGGATCCCGCCCAAAGAGCCAAACGGAAACAGGCCCTGGCCGCGGAGCTTCGGGATCCGGCCCTGCGCTATCTCCAAGCCGGCCGGAGCCTTTCCGGGTCGGGCGCCTACATCGAAGGCCTCATCGCCCTGCAGGAAGAACGCTTTGACGAAGCGTTGGTGAAAGCGGTGGCTGCTTCAAAACAGATTCCCTGGTTCTACGAGGCCATCGCCCTGGAAGGGCAGATCTGGTGGGCCCGGGCAAGCTCCCTCGCGGAGCGGGGCGAATATGTGGCGGTGGTCGAAGCAGTCCGCAAATCCGAAGAAGCCTACGACCGTGCCCTACCCATCGCCCGGAGCGACGATTCCCTGTTCCTGGGCAAGGCCAAGTCCCTGTTGGTGGAAATGATCGTGAGCGGGGAGCAGGGCCAGTCCACCGAAGTTCCGTTCACCAAAGGGATGGCAGCCTTGCGGGAGGCCCGGAGGGCGGATCCTGAGCGCGCCGAAACCCACGCGGTCGAAGCCCGCCTGCGCTGGCAGCGCGCGAGCGACCTCGCCAACCACGGGAGCGACGGCCGGGTGGAATTGAGAGCCTCCGTCGCGGCTGCCGAGGAGGCCGTCCGCCGCGATCCGATGGATATACGGAACATTGAAAGCCTGTCCACCGCCTGCTGGTATTTGTCCCAGCAGGAGACCAGCCATGGCGCCGACGGCGAACCCGCGCTCCAGAAAGCGGAGTCCGTTCTGGAGCGGGGCAAGGCCCTGGATCCGCGAAGCTCGGTCATCTACCGGAACATGGGGGTGGTCCATGGCATCCGGGCCGAAGCGCGATTCAGGACGGGCGGCGACCCCAAGCCCGACCTTGAGGCGAGCGTGGCGGCTTTCCGGAAAGCCATCGAACTGGATCCCGACTTCATCCAGGCTTACAACAATATCGCCAATGCCCTGAGCCTGATGGCCGGAATGCAGAACGACCGCGGCGAGGACCCCAGGCAGACCCTCGAACAGGCCGACGCCAGCCTGGCCAAGGCCGTGGAATTGAACCCGAACCTAGCGGATGCCTGGGATGAGCGGGGCACCGTGCGGAACCTGCTGGCCACCTACCGGCACACCCACGGGGAGGATCCGCGGCCGGACATCGATTTGGCCCTCGGACATTTCCAGACGGCCCTTAAGGGCAACCCCGCCATGCCGCAGGCCATGGTCCACCAGGCCCAGGCTTGGCTGCTCAAGGCCACCTACCTCCGCGAAACCGGACAGGAGCCCTGGAAGCCCCTGGAGGATGCCGAGCAGGCCTCCCGGCGTTCCCGTGAAATCAACCGGGACTATGGCGAAATCGCGGCGACCTTCGCCGACATCCTTCAACTGAAGGCTGAACTTCTAGCGGAGCGGAATCGGCCCTACGGACCGGTCCTGGCCGAGGCCCGTGCAGCCTTGGACGCCGCCTTGAAGCGCGATGCCACGTCGCCATCCCTGTGGGAGCGCAAGGTGGCGATCGAGCTGCTGCTGGCGCGCCTGCAGCCGGCCGCGGCGCCGGGGTTCATCAGATCAGCGGAATCGCTCCTGCAAAAAGCGGAGTTCCACAGCGCCAAGACGACCATCAACCTGAATCTGCGCGCGCGGCTTGCCCTGGCCCAGGCCGCCCTCGCCTTCAGGGCCAGGGCGGATGCGGCTTCACCGCTGAGGATGGGGCTGGAGGCCATCGACCAATCCATGAGGCTGAATTCCAACCAGGCCGAAGCGAAGGCCCTTCGCGGAGCCCTTTTGATCAACCGTTCCAACGCCCAGAAGGATGCGAAATCCCGGCAGGAAGATGCCCAGGCCGCCCGTGGGGAATTCGAGGCCGCCTTGAAGGCCAACCCGCTGCTGCGCCGCGAATGGCAACCGCTGCTGGAGGAGGCCGCGAAGAGCGCGGGAGCGTGA
- a CDS encoding ABC transporter ATP-binding protein, protein MSELALRVRGLKKQYPKVLAVAGVDLDVVRGEVFGLLGPNGAGKTTTLEMIEGLTHPDSGEMEILGLNWKQHGSEIRARIGVQLQSTSLFNKVTPREALTLYGGYYPKARTADELLELVQLTDKADAYHITLSGGQMQRLALAMALVNDPELVFLDEPTTGLDPQARQSLWEVVRHIKSEGRTVILTTHYMDEAEALCDRLAIMDHGKVLTQGTPAELISQLAIPSVVELSFEGQAPAKEAFQSRLGTPIQLRGDLWEIPTPDPKSLLPKLLEAAERERIPYRQVHVRRATLEDVFLQKTGHSLRD, encoded by the coding sequence ATGAGCGAGCTGGCACTCCGCGTCCGCGGGCTGAAAAAACAATACCCCAAGGTGCTGGCCGTGGCGGGCGTGGACCTGGATGTCGTGCGAGGAGAAGTGTTCGGCCTGCTGGGTCCCAACGGCGCGGGCAAGACTACCACCCTGGAGATGATCGAGGGCCTGACACACCCGGATTCCGGAGAAATGGAAATCCTCGGCCTCAACTGGAAACAGCATGGATCGGAAATCCGGGCCCGCATCGGCGTTCAATTGCAGAGCACGTCTCTCTTCAACAAAGTCACGCCGCGGGAGGCCCTGACCCTCTACGGCGGATACTACCCCAAGGCTCGGACCGCCGATGAACTTCTGGAGCTGGTGCAGCTCACGGACAAGGCCGATGCCTACCACATCACCCTGAGCGGCGGCCAGATGCAGAGGCTGGCGCTGGCCATGGCCCTGGTGAACGACCCGGAGCTGGTGTTCCTGGACGAGCCCACCACGGGCCTGGATCCCCAGGCGCGGCAAAGCCTCTGGGAGGTGGTCCGGCATATCAAGTCCGAGGGCAGGACCGTGATCCTCACCACGCACTACATGGACGAGGCCGAGGCGCTATGCGACCGCCTGGCCATCATGGACCACGGCAAGGTGCTCACCCAGGGAACGCCGGCGGAGCTCATCTCGCAATTGGCCATACCGAGCGTGGTGGAACTGAGTTTCGAGGGCCAGGCCCCCGCCAAGGAGGCCTTTCAATCACGCCTCGGCACTCCGATCCAACTGCGCGGAGACCTCTGGGAAATCCCGACCCCGGACCCGAAATCCCTGTTGCCGAAACTCCTGGAAGCCGCGGAAAGGGAAAGGATCCCCTATCGGCAAGTGCATGTGCGGCGGGCCACACTCGAGGATGTCTTCCTTCAAAAGACCGGCCACAGCTTAAGAGACTGA
- the ispE gene encoding 4-(cytidine 5'-diphospho)-2-C-methyl-D-erythritol kinase yields the protein MSLSIQAPAKFNRYLGILERRPDGFHELELVTTVLDGVAELTDTLRAEPAGTLSLTLSGPKSEGLEVDESNLVLRAWQRLEQIAGKSLPATLHLEKRIPHGGGLGGGSSDAAAALKLGNDMFGLGLSQAALMQQAATLGSDVPLFILGGSVLGLGRGERVFPLRDIPLEPILIVHPDLHVGTPSVYRALSSLGYPFPEALPGLGDRQAPPWRNDLTGAAIYVCPPLAEVRQALLECGGEPLLCGSGSCWAARFGTAEERNMAAGGLRLAHPSWGIWTAGN from the coding sequence ATGTCCTTGAGCATCCAGGCGCCAGCCAAGTTCAACCGGTATCTCGGCATCCTGGAGCGCCGGCCGGACGGTTTCCATGAGCTGGAATTGGTGACCACCGTCTTGGACGGGGTCGCGGAGCTGACCGACACGCTGCGCGCCGAGCCCGCCGGCACCTTGAGCCTCACCCTTTCTGGACCCAAGTCCGAAGGGCTTGAGGTGGACGAATCCAACCTGGTGCTGCGGGCCTGGCAAAGGCTCGAGCAGATCGCCGGGAAATCCCTCCCCGCAACGCTGCATCTCGAAAAAAGGATCCCCCACGGCGGCGGCCTGGGCGGTGGAAGCAGCGATGCCGCCGCGGCCTTGAAGCTCGGCAATGACATGTTCGGCCTGGGCCTTTCGCAGGCAGCCTTGATGCAGCAGGCCGCCACGTTGGGATCGGACGTGCCCCTGTTCATCCTGGGCGGCAGCGTGCTGGGCCTCGGCCGGGGCGAGCGCGTCTTCCCGCTCCGGGACATCCCGCTGGAGCCGATCCTGATCGTCCATCCGGACCTCCATGTGGGCACGCCCTCGGTCTACCGGGCGCTCTCCTCGCTGGGATATCCGTTTCCGGAGGCGCTGCCTGGCCTCGGGGACCGCCAGGCCCCGCCCTGGCGGAATGATCTCACCGGAGCGGCGATCTATGTCTGCCCTCCGCTCGCGGAGGTCCGGCAGGCGCTCCTGGAATGCGGCGGCGAACCTCTGCTTTGCGGTTCTGGTTCCTGCTGGGCCGCCCGCTTCGGGACCGCGGAGGAGCGGAACATGGCCGCTGGCGGATTGCGCCTGGCCCACCCGTCCTGGGGAATCTGGACCGCCGGGAATTGA
- the udk gene encoding uridine kinase: protein MQDHPWLVGIVGGSGSGKTAVANELVRRIRKGWASSGKGAGIGSLLLDMDAYYAPLDVVKARFGDQPINWDHPHAFDLELMATHMAALRRKEPIRKPIYDFAISDRTGFGPSLPPQPVVILEGLLLLALPELREQLDVKIFVDTDADIRILRRIRRDTKERGRTLDSVMEQYEQSVRPMHLEFVEPSKRWADLIVPTGVENRRALEMITHHILGRIHSVAEKA from the coding sequence ATGCAGGATCATCCGTGGCTGGTGGGAATCGTCGGGGGGTCCGGAAGCGGGAAGACCGCCGTCGCCAACGAGCTGGTGCGCCGCATCCGCAAGGGTTGGGCGAGTTCCGGGAAGGGGGCGGGCATCGGCTCGCTGCTGCTGGATATGGACGCCTACTACGCGCCGCTGGATGTGGTGAAGGCGCGCTTCGGCGACCAGCCCATCAATTGGGACCATCCCCACGCCTTCGACCTGGAATTGATGGCCACCCACATGGCCGCCCTCCGCCGCAAGGAACCCATCCGGAAACCCATCTACGACTTCGCCATCAGCGACCGGACCGGGTTCGGCCCCTCGCTGCCACCCCAGCCGGTGGTGATCCTGGAAGGCCTGCTGCTCCTCGCCCTGCCGGAGCTGCGGGAACAGCTAGATGTGAAGATCTTCGTGGACACGGACGCCGATATCCGCATCCTGCGCCGCATCCGCCGGGACACCAAGGAACGGGGGCGCACCCTGGACAGCGTGATGGAACAATACGAGCAGAGCGTGCGGCCCATGCACCTGGAATTCGTGGAACCCAGCAAACGCTGGGCGGATCTCATCGTCCCCACGGGCGTGGAAAACCGCCGGGCCCTGGAGATGATCACGCACCACATCCTGGGCCGCATCCACTCGGTGGCGGAGAAAGCCTGA
- the larE gene encoding ATP-dependent sacrificial sulfur transferase LarE: MDDALALESSLLDLLRTRVGSRRALVCFSGGVDSTLVLAASIRAGLDTLALLAVSPSLPQAERAEAHALAGEMGADLQELSTGETDLPAYRANSGDRCYHCKSTLYGAAEAEARRQNLAGVLLNGTQLDDLGDVRPGLRAASEHEVFSPLLEAGFDKEAVRRLARHWGLSNADKAAAPCLASRFPVGTEVTPERLRQVEQVEDFLRAQGLWPARARWHDSVVRLEIERDLIHRALEEPLRTELERACWRAGFRFVAVDLAGLQSGSLAKSLVAIAK; encoded by the coding sequence ATGGATGACGCGCTTGCCCTTGAATCCAGCCTTCTGGACCTGTTGCGGACCCGCGTGGGATCGCGGCGGGCCCTGGTCTGCTTTTCGGGCGGCGTCGATTCCACCCTAGTGCTGGCGGCGTCCATCCGGGCTGGCCTCGACACCTTGGCCCTGCTTGCGGTGAGCCCCTCGCTCCCCCAGGCGGAGCGGGCCGAGGCCCATGCCCTGGCTGGCGAGATGGGAGCGGATTTGCAGGAACTTTCCACCGGGGAAACGGATCTCCCGGCCTACCGCGCCAATTCTGGGGACCGTTGCTACCACTGCAAGTCGACCCTCTACGGCGCCGCGGAAGCCGAGGCCCGCAGGCAGAATCTGGCCGGGGTCCTGCTGAACGGCACGCAATTGGATGATCTTGGGGATGTGCGGCCGGGGCTGCGCGCAGCCTCGGAGCACGAGGTTTTCTCACCGCTGCTGGAGGCTGGATTCGACAAGGAGGCAGTACGCCGATTGGCCCGCCACTGGGGCCTTTCCAATGCCGACAAGGCCGCCGCGCCCTGTCTGGCCAGCCGGTTCCCGGTGGGGACCGAAGTGACGCCGGAGCGACTGCGGCAGGTGGAACAGGTGGAGGATTTCCTCCGCGCCCAGGGCCTCTGGCCCGCCCGGGCCCGCTGGCATGACAGTGTCGTCCGCCTTGAAATAGAACGGGACCTGATTCACCGCGCCCTCGAAGAACCCCTGCGCACGGAATTGGAACGCGCCTGTTGGCGCGCGGGCTTCCGCTTCGTGGCCGTCGACCTGGCGGGCCTCCAGAGCGGGAGCCTGGCAAAGTCCCTGGTGGCCATCGCAAAATAG
- a CDS encoding glycine C-acetyltransferase, with translation MNPNFLNHLRAEAEKLREAGLFKTERVISSAQGARIMANGRPVMNLCANNYLGLSNHPALVEASKKALDSRGFGMSSVRFICGTQDVHKELEAKLSAFLGMEDTQLYSSCFDANGGVFEALLGEEDALISDALNHASIIDGIRLSKAQRYRYANSDMADLKTKLKEADGARFKLVVTDGVFSMDGYIAKLPAICDLAEKHGAMVMVDDSHAVGFMGEKGRGTHEHCGVMGRVDILSGTLGKALGGASGGYISSKKEIIEWLRQKARPYLFSNSLAPAITAASIAALDLLDNGDDLRRRLRANAAHFRSGMSKLGFRLLPGEHPIIPVMLGDAALAQSMANALLDEGVYVIGFFFPVVPKGEARIRTQMSAGHSTADLDFAIAAFEKVGRNVGVIQ, from the coding sequence ATGAACCCAAATTTCCTGAACCACCTCCGCGCCGAAGCAGAGAAACTCCGCGAGGCAGGGCTCTTCAAGACCGAGCGCGTGATCTCCAGCGCCCAAGGCGCCCGCATCATGGCCAACGGCCGGCCCGTGATGAACCTCTGCGCGAACAACTACCTCGGCCTTTCAAACCATCCGGCGCTCGTCGAAGCCAGCAAGAAGGCGCTGGATTCCCGTGGTTTCGGGATGTCCTCGGTGCGCTTCATCTGCGGCACCCAGGACGTCCACAAAGAACTGGAAGCCAAGCTCAGCGCCTTCCTCGGCATGGAGGACACACAGCTCTATTCGAGCTGCTTCGATGCCAACGGCGGTGTGTTCGAGGCCCTTTTGGGCGAAGAGGACGCCCTCATCAGCGATGCGCTCAACCACGCTTCCATCATCGACGGCATCCGCCTTTCAAAAGCGCAACGCTACCGCTACGCCAACTCCGACATGGCGGACCTCAAGACAAAATTGAAGGAAGCGGACGGTGCCCGCTTCAAGCTCGTGGTCACCGACGGCGTGTTTTCCATGGATGGCTACATCGCCAAACTTCCAGCCATCTGCGACCTCGCGGAAAAGCATGGCGCCATGGTGATGGTGGATGACAGCCACGCGGTCGGTTTCATGGGCGAAAAAGGCCGCGGCACCCACGAGCACTGCGGCGTCATGGGCCGTGTGGACATCCTCAGCGGCACCCTAGGCAAGGCGTTGGGCGGGGCCAGCGGCGGCTACATTTCCTCGAAGAAGGAGATCATCGAGTGGCTGCGCCAGAAGGCGCGCCCTTACCTCTTTTCCAATTCCCTCGCCCCCGCCATCACCGCGGCAAGCATCGCCGCATTGGACCTGCTGGACAATGGCGATGATCTCCGCCGCCGCCTGCGCGCCAATGCTGCGCATTTCCGCTCCGGCATGAGCAAGCTCGGCTTCCGCCTCCTGCCCGGCGAGCATCCCATCATCCCGGTCATGCTCGGCGATGCGGCCCTCGCCCAGTCCATGGCCAACGCGCTGCTGGATGAGGGAGTTTACGTCATCGGCTTCTTCTTCCCCGTCGTTCCGAAAGGCGAAGCCCGCATCCGCACCCAGATGAGCGCCGGGCATTCGACGGCGGATCTTGATTTCGCCATCGCAGCGTTCGAGAAGGTGGGACGGAACGTGGGTGTGATTCAATAG
- a CDS encoding adenosylhomocysteinase, producing the protein MASGTQQDFHVQDLSLAPWGRREIAIAESEMPALMAIRDEFAAAQPLKGARIAGSLHMTIQTAVLIETLKALGANVRWASCNIFSTQDHAAAAIAETGTPVFAYKGESLEAYWEFTHRIFDFPEGAPNMILDDGGDATLLIHLGARAEQDLSVLDHPDSEEARVLFASIKKRIAAQPGWYAKQLDAIKGVTEETTTGVHRLYEMAKKGELKFPAINVNDSVTKSKFDNLYGCRESLVDGIKRATDVMVAGKVAVVCGYGDVGKGCAQALSALRAQVWVTEIDPICALQAAMEGYRVVSMDYAADKADIFVTATGNYHVIDHSHMLRMKDQAIVCNIGHFDSEIEVAALEQYTWEEIKPQVDHIIFPDGKRIILLAKGRLVNLGCGTGHPSYVMSSSFANQTLAQIELWTKRDSGQYPIGVYTLPKHLDEHVARLQLRKINAQLTELSDDQAKYIGVSKAGPYKTDSYRY; encoded by the coding sequence ATGGCTTCAGGAACCCAACAGGATTTCCACGTCCAGGATCTGTCCCTGGCCCCATGGGGCCGCCGCGAGATCGCCATCGCCGAAAGCGAGATGCCGGCGCTCATGGCCATCCGGGACGAGTTCGCCGCGGCCCAGCCGCTGAAGGGCGCGCGCATCGCGGGCTCGCTGCACATGACCATCCAGACGGCCGTGCTCATCGAAACGCTGAAAGCCCTCGGCGCGAACGTGCGCTGGGCCTCGTGCAACATCTTCAGCACCCAGGACCACGCGGCAGCGGCCATTGCCGAAACCGGCACGCCGGTGTTCGCCTACAAGGGGGAGAGCCTGGAAGCCTACTGGGAGTTCACGCACCGCATCTTCGACTTTCCCGAAGGCGCGCCGAACATGATCCTGGACGATGGCGGCGACGCCACGCTCCTGATCCACCTGGGCGCCCGCGCCGAGCAGGATTTGAGCGTCCTCGATCATCCGGACAGCGAAGAAGCCCGCGTGTTGTTCGCTTCCATCAAGAAGCGCATCGCCGCCCAACCCGGCTGGTACGCCAAGCAATTGGATGCCATCAAGGGCGTGACTGAAGAAACCACGACGGGCGTGCATCGCTTGTATGAAATGGCCAAGAAGGGCGAATTGAAATTTCCCGCCATCAACGTGAACGACAGCGTCACCAAGAGCAAGTTCGACAACCTGTATGGCTGCCGCGAATCCCTGGTGGATGGCATCAAGCGCGCGACGGATGTGATGGTGGCCGGCAAGGTCGCGGTGGTCTGCGGCTACGGCGATGTGGGCAAGGGCTGCGCCCAGGCCCTCAGCGCGCTCCGGGCCCAGGTCTGGGTGACGGAAATCGATCCCATCTGCGCCCTTCAGGCCGCCATGGAAGGCTACCGCGTGGTTTCAATGGACTACGCCGCGGACAAGGCCGACATTTTCGTGACCGCCACCGGCAATTACCACGTCATCGACCACAGCCACATGCTCCGCATGAAGGACCAGGCCATCGTCTGCAACATCGGGCATTTCGATAGCGAGATCGAAGTGGCCGCGCTGGAGCAGTACACCTGGGAGGAGATCAAGCCTCAGGTGGACCACATCATTTTCCCTGACGGCAAGCGCATCATCCTGCTGGCCAAGGGCCGCCTGGTGAACCTGGGCTGCGGCACGGGCCACCCCAGCTACGTGATGTCTTCCTCCTTCGCCAACCAGACCCTGGCGCAGATCGAGCTGTGGACCAAGCGTGACAGCGGCCAATACCCCATCGGCGTCTACACGCTGCCCAAGCATCTGGACGAACACGTGGCACGCCTGCAACTGCGGAAGATCAATGCCCAGCTCACCGAACTGAGCGACGATCAGGCCAAGTACATCGGCGTGAGCAAGGCCGGCCCGTACAAGACGGACAGCTACCGTTACTGA
- a CDS encoding NUDIX hydrolase — translation MVARRTSPHTGREHAFYRLQGPDWVNVIAFTGDLELVMVEQYRHGIDEATFEIPGGCCDPGEDPLEAAKRELVEESGFTADRWIPLGSCTPNPATQTNRAHTFLALECQATADLKLDPAEEIQVWAFSWKELEECLRSGKIHHALVLTAFLKLQYWNGWPELRARLEA, via the coding sequence ATGGTGGCCCGCCGCACTTCGCCCCACACGGGCCGAGAGCACGCCTTCTACCGCCTGCAGGGCCCTGACTGGGTGAATGTCATCGCCTTCACCGGGGACCTGGAATTGGTGATGGTGGAGCAATACCGGCACGGCATCGATGAGGCCACCTTCGAGATTCCCGGCGGCTGTTGCGATCCCGGCGAGGATCCGCTGGAGGCGGCCAAGCGCGAGCTGGTGGAGGAATCGGGCTTTACGGCTGACCGCTGGATTCCGCTGGGAAGCTGCACGCCCAACCCGGCCACCCAGACCAACCGCGCCCACACTTTCCTAGCCTTGGAATGCCAGGCCACCGCGGACCTGAAGCTGGATCCGGCCGAGGAAATCCAGGTATGGGCCTTCTCCTGGAAGGAACTTGAGGAGTGCCTGCGGAGCGGCAAAATCCACCATGCGCTCGTGCTCACGGCCTTTTTGAAGCTGCAGTATTGGAATGGCTGGCCGGAACTGAGGGCCCGCCTGGAGGCATGA